The Methanocaldococcus sp. genome has a window encoding:
- a CDS encoding tRNA (guanine(10)-N(2))-dimethyltransferase, with translation MILKEGDVIFEVPDKLTITKKDEVFYNPRMKTCRDLSIVIVQAFLNLYHKVDKCYICDALAGSGIRGLRYAKEIEFRGDLQVFLNDINPKAYEKIINNAKMNKIENIKVFNEDANTFLSKHFRFFNVIDLDPFGSPSPYIDQAIRALVTRNGLLCITATDTAALCGRSKKSCLRKYLAYPLFSRDCHEFALRVLVGYVMRMATKYEISLKPVFCHSTDHYVRVYLITDRGAKRADKTFEMLGYVKDINGIKIIKKFEEGYEKGFSGPLYIGNLYDKTLVDEALKIAEERKLNERVLKILNAISEEAEINQVGCYDTHQLGKILKISVPPIKDIINKLKKFGFKATVTHYNSKGIKTNATLKDVIDVMYSCKN, from the coding sequence AGTATAGTTATAGTCCAAGCATTTTTAAATTTATATCATAAAGTTGATAAATGCTATATATGTGACGCTTTGGCAGGTAGTGGGATTAGAGGTCTTAGATATGCAAAAGAAATAGAATTTCGTGGAGACTTACAAGTTTTCTTAAATGACATAAATCCAAAGGCATATGAAAAAATAATAAATAATGCTAAAATGAATAAAATTGAGAATATAAAAGTTTTTAATGAAGATGCAAACACATTTTTATCAAAACATTTTAGATTTTTCAATGTTATAGATTTAGATCCCTTTGGCTCTCCATCTCCTTATATTGACCAAGCTATTAGGGCATTAGTTACAAGAAATGGGTTGTTATGTATAACTGCAACAGATACAGCTGCTTTATGTGGAAGATCTAAGAAATCATGTTTAAGGAAATATTTAGCATATCCATTATTTAGTAGAGATTGCCATGAGTTTGCATTGAGAGTTTTGGTAGGATATGTTATGAGAATGGCTACAAAATATGAAATATCTTTAAAACCTGTATTTTGTCATTCTACTGATCATTATGTTAGAGTATATTTAATTACTGATAGAGGAGCTAAGAGGGCAGATAAAACCTTTGAAATGCTTGGCTATGTTAAAGATATTAATGGAATTAAGATAATTAAAAAATTTGAAGAAGGTTATGAAAAAGGATTCTCAGGGCCTTTATATATAGGTAATTTATACGATAAAACTCTCGTTGATGAAGCTTTAAAAATAGCTGAGGAAAGAAAATTAAATGAGAGAGTTTTAAAAATATTAAATGCCATTAGTGAGGAAGCGGAAATAAATCAAGTTGGTTGTTACGATACTCACCAATTAGGAAAGATTTTAAAAATATCAGTTCCACCAATAAAAGATATTATAAATAAATTAAAAAAGTTTGGTTTTAAAGCCACAGTTACTCACTATAATTCAAAAGGAATAAAAACTAATGCTACATTAAAAGATGTTATTGATGTAATGTATAGTTGTAAAAATTAA